A genome region from Micromonospora peucetia includes the following:
- a CDS encoding ROK family transcriptional regulator, which produces MIERPDAMQRVRLAHTEALLAQLRSAGPLSRAELIRLTGLSRTTLFDIIGDLIARGVVVEREPALSGHRGRGRPSTTVSLNPSAGRIIGIDLGRATITVIVATLSHDILARGSRAVTLTAGPIRRANAAIKLIDDLVHEHDIDLRALEAIGLGLPGLVASRGGPAGGSPSVAAKQVGARIQDRYGVAVVTDNNSRLAALAEGTWGATRDVRDAIYVRWSDGVGGGLIVDGRLARGAHGAAGEIGHVSVEPDGDPCPCGGRGCLELLIRPSALIERCARRGVTVADPSDLVTRARAGEPAVEGVVRHAATLLGRVLSGMVVQLDPGKVAIGGTLARAGETVLEPVRAAIGQLAIPRHPRPLDVVTAQFGDEGGALGAVAAALRLNVSEPLPVLPTA; this is translated from the coding sequence GTGATCGAACGCCCGGATGCCATGCAACGCGTGCGGCTCGCGCACACCGAGGCCCTGCTGGCCCAGCTCCGCAGCGCCGGCCCGCTCAGCCGGGCCGAGCTGATCCGGCTGACCGGGCTGTCGCGCACCACGCTGTTCGACATCATCGGCGACCTCATCGCCCGCGGTGTGGTGGTCGAACGCGAACCGGCGCTCTCCGGCCACCGGGGCCGGGGACGGCCGTCCACCACCGTCAGCCTCAACCCCTCTGCCGGCCGGATCATCGGCATCGACCTCGGCCGGGCGACGATCACCGTCATCGTCGCCACCCTGAGTCACGACATCCTGGCCCGCGGCAGCCGCGCGGTCACGCTGACCGCCGGTCCGATCCGGCGCGCCAACGCCGCGATCAAGCTGATCGACGACCTCGTGCACGAGCACGACATCGATTTGCGCGCGCTGGAGGCGATCGGCCTCGGCCTGCCCGGTTTGGTGGCCAGCCGGGGTGGTCCGGCCGGCGGCAGCCCTTCGGTGGCCGCGAAGCAGGTAGGCGCGCGCATCCAGGACCGGTACGGCGTCGCCGTCGTCACCGACAACAACTCACGGCTGGCCGCACTGGCCGAAGGCACCTGGGGCGCGACCCGTGACGTGCGGGACGCCATCTACGTCCGGTGGAGTGACGGCGTGGGCGGCGGGCTCATCGTCGACGGCCGGCTCGCCCGCGGTGCGCACGGGGCCGCCGGCGAGATCGGCCATGTCAGCGTCGAGCCCGACGGCGACCCCTGCCCGTGCGGTGGCCGTGGCTGCCTCGAACTGCTGATCCGCCCGTCGGCCCTCATCGAGCGGTGCGCCCGCCGTGGCGTGACCGTCGCGGACCCGTCCGACCTGGTGACCCGAGCACGCGCCGGAGAGCCGGCCGTCGAGGGCGTGGTGCGGCACGCCGCCACGCTGCTCGGCCGGGTCCTGTCCGGGATGGTGGTGCAGTTGGACCCGGGCAAGGTGGCCATCGGTGGCACCCTGGCCCGTGCCGGCGAAACGGTGCTCGAACCGGTGCGGGCGGCGATCGGCCAGTTGGCGATCCCCCGTCACCCACGTCCCCTGGACGTCGTGACGGCCCAGTTCGGCGACGAGGGCGGTGCCCTGGGCGCCGTCGCAGCCGCCCTGCGGCTCAACGTGTCCGAGCCCTTGCCGGTCCTCCCCACCGCATAG
- a CDS encoding family 20 glycosylhydrolase, whose amino-acid sequence MLGVESALWGEFIRRLGQAQYYSLPRLIATAEVGWTPQAQRDYADFTTRLSVAGGRLTVQGVNFFPTTDVAWRRQAIGRSVTVAVGAPAGAAWTVTAPGVSTADLTATVTWSDGQVEALTPTATREPSIPAMRVNSAFTVLSRRTFGTPGTYTGTLSVRSAGLAPVEAPLTVTVRAA is encoded by the coding sequence GTGCTCGGTGTCGAATCGGCGCTCTGGGGCGAGTTCATCCGCCGCCTCGGCCAGGCGCAGTACTACAGCCTTCCGCGCCTGATCGCCACCGCCGAGGTGGGATGGACGCCGCAGGCACAACGCGACTACGCCGACTTCACCACGCGCCTGTCGGTGGCCGGGGGCCGGTTGACGGTCCAGGGCGTCAACTTCTTCCCCACCACCGACGTGGCCTGGCGTAGGCAGGCGATCGGCCGATCGGTCACCGTGGCCGTCGGCGCACCGGCCGGCGCCGCCTGGACGGTCACCGCCCCCGGGGTCAGCACCGCCGACCTGACCGCCACGGTCACCTGGAGTGACGGGCAAGTGGAGGCGCTGACGCCGACCGCCACGCGCGAGCCGAGCATCCCGGCGATGCGGGTCAACAGCGCGTTCACCGTGCTGTCCCGGCGCACGTTCGGCACGCCGGGAACGTACACCGGGACGCTGTCGGTGCGCTCGGCCGGGCTGGCCCCGGTCGAGGCACCGCTGACCGTCACCGTTCGCGCCGCCTGA
- a CDS encoding family 20 glycosylhydrolase: MPIPRSRPVPGSRRRSIAAHLAVLIAATFVAPATSAAPAAAATAPVNLARTGAATASSVELDRADFVAAQVNDGDRGTRWSSKYQDDNWVQVRLATAATVDHVVLSWPNACARDFTLQTSANGTTWTDVARVQRDTCPRTDVIAVNSSQPVSHVRMQGHQRWAGYGYSISEFEIWNTTMPAPAPSRGLLPRPVSMSETGGTPYTLNRNTPVVAVGPQATAPATYLAGLLRPATGYGLPVVTRSSAPAPIVVEVGAGKGPAGQAAEGYRLVVTTAKIQISADTPNGALNGVQTLRQLLPQWVESDTVVDAPWTVPAVTISDHPRFAHRGMMLDVARSFYPVHEVKAYIDAAAQYKINRLHLHLTDDQGWRIAVDNPASNPAGIDYGLLTSVSGRTAMTYNDNGQLMGTELGVTGFYTKADYAEIVRYAGLNGMTVVPEIDIPGHTNAALHAIPQLNTAGAAPKPATGAQTAPANGTGNVGYSTLDAASPATYEFVTQVLTQIAAMTPGPYLHIGGDEAHVTSRANYTTMVDSFNATVASLGKTVVGWNEYAGTALPQDKAVVQYWNGDRTAVANAVTRRGAKVVLSPAPPTRTCRRSRTPASRSAAPGPAADRAGWTGTTTGTRAPSSRTSPRPACSVSNRRSGASSSAASARRSTTAFRA; the protein is encoded by the coding sequence ATGCCGATTCCGCGCTCCCGCCCCGTCCCCGGATCGAGACGCCGGTCGATCGCGGCGCACCTCGCCGTGCTGATCGCCGCGACGTTCGTCGCACCCGCCACCTCCGCGGCCCCGGCCGCCGCCGCAACCGCGCCGGTGAACCTGGCCCGGACCGGCGCCGCCACCGCGTCGAGCGTCGAACTCGACCGGGCCGACTTCGTCGCCGCGCAGGTCAACGACGGTGACCGCGGCACCCGATGGTCGTCGAAGTACCAGGACGACAACTGGGTGCAGGTGCGGCTGGCGACCGCCGCCACGGTCGACCACGTCGTGCTCAGCTGGCCCAACGCGTGCGCCCGTGACTTCACCCTGCAGACCTCCGCCAACGGCACCACCTGGACCGACGTCGCCCGCGTCCAGCGCGACACCTGCCCCCGGACCGACGTCATCGCGGTGAACTCGTCCCAACCGGTGTCCCACGTGCGGATGCAGGGACACCAGCGGTGGGCGGGTTACGGCTACTCGATCTCCGAGTTCGAGATCTGGAACACCACGATGCCGGCCCCCGCGCCCTCGCGGGGCCTGCTGCCCAGACCGGTGTCGATGTCGGAGACCGGCGGCACGCCGTACACCCTGAACCGGAACACGCCCGTCGTCGCGGTCGGGCCACAGGCGACCGCGCCCGCGACCTACCTCGCCGGCCTCCTCCGCCCGGCCACCGGGTACGGGCTGCCGGTGGTCACCCGCAGCTCCGCACCCGCGCCCATCGTCGTCGAGGTCGGCGCCGGCAAGGGACCCGCCGGACAGGCCGCCGAGGGGTACCGGCTGGTCGTCACCACCGCGAAGATCCAGATCAGCGCCGACACGCCGAACGGGGCACTCAACGGGGTGCAGACGTTGCGGCAGCTCCTCCCCCAGTGGGTGGAGTCCGACACCGTCGTCGACGCCCCGTGGACGGTGCCGGCGGTGACCATCTCCGACCATCCACGCTTCGCCCACCGCGGGATGATGCTCGACGTCGCCCGCAGCTTCTACCCGGTGCACGAGGTCAAGGCGTACATCGACGCTGCGGCACAGTACAAGATCAATCGCCTGCACCTGCACCTGACCGACGACCAGGGCTGGCGGATCGCCGTCGACAACCCGGCGAGCAACCCGGCGGGCATCGACTACGGCCTGCTCACCTCGGTCAGCGGACGCACCGCCATGACCTACAACGACAACGGCCAACTGATGGGCACCGAGCTGGGCGTCACCGGCTTCTACACCAAGGCCGACTACGCCGAGATCGTGCGCTACGCCGGCCTGAACGGCATGACGGTCGTGCCGGAGATCGACATTCCGGGGCACACCAACGCGGCGCTGCACGCCATCCCCCAGTTGAACACGGCCGGTGCCGCGCCGAAGCCGGCGACCGGAGCGCAGACCGCCCCGGCCAACGGCACCGGCAACGTCGGCTACTCCACGCTCGACGCCGCCAGCCCGGCGACGTACGAGTTCGTCACCCAGGTCCTGACCCAGATCGCCGCCATGACCCCCGGCCCCTACCTGCACATCGGCGGCGACGAGGCCCATGTCACCAGCCGCGCGAACTACACCACGATGGTCGACTCCTTCAACGCGACGGTCGCCTCACTCGGCAAGACCGTGGTCGGCTGGAACGAGTACGCCGGCACGGCGCTGCCACAGGACAAGGCCGTGGTGCAGTACTGGAACGGCGACCGCACCGCGGTCGCCAACGCGGTGACCAGGCGCGGCGCCAAGGTCGTCCTCTCCCCCGCCCCCCCCACACGTACGTGCCGCAGAAGCAGGACTCCCGCCAGCCGCTCGGCGGCACCTGGGCCTGCGGCGGACCGTGCGGGCTGGACCGGCACTACAACTGGGACCCGGGCACCTTCATCCCGAACATCGCCGAGACCAGCGTGCTCGGTGTCGAATCGGCGCTCTGGGGCGAGTTCATCCGCCGCCTCGGCCAGGCGCAGTACTACAGCCTTCCGCGCCTGA
- a CDS encoding ABC transporter permease — MPIDVQPPRTRGPDTTRAASPPRRAVPLPVWNLLAVVLGLGIWTVLARVGVSGLPGPQAVAVRAGELAMDGTLLDDSLASLRRVLIGFALGSALAVPVGFLMGWYRTARGLIEPYVQFFRTIPPLAVIPLAILLMGIGETPKIFVIFLAAFLSCVVSTFQGVVSVDATMINAARVLGANDAVVFRRVVVPASTPFILVGMRVGLGAAWATLVAAELIAAQEGLGYRMQQSQIYYDLPSIFVGLITIGVLGLIMDRLLLAAEKRLTGWQERR; from the coding sequence GTGCCGATAGACGTTCAACCACCCCGGACCCGCGGGCCGGACACCACCCGCGCGGCGTCGCCGCCGCGTCGCGCCGTACCGCTGCCGGTGTGGAACCTGCTCGCCGTCGTGCTCGGCCTCGGCATCTGGACCGTGCTCGCCCGGGTCGGAGTGTCGGGCCTTCCCGGGCCGCAGGCGGTCGCCGTCCGCGCCGGTGAACTCGCGATGGACGGCACCCTGCTCGACGACAGCCTCGCCAGCCTGCGCCGGGTGCTCATCGGATTCGCGCTCGGCAGCGCCCTCGCGGTGCCGGTCGGCTTCCTCATGGGCTGGTACCGGACGGCCCGGGGCCTGATCGAGCCCTACGTGCAGTTCTTCCGCACGATCCCGCCGCTGGCCGTCATCCCGCTGGCCATCCTGCTGATGGGCATCGGGGAGACCCCGAAGATCTTCGTCATCTTCCTGGCCGCGTTCCTGTCCTGCGTCGTGTCGACGTTCCAGGGCGTGGTGAGCGTCGACGCCACCATGATCAACGCTGCCCGGGTGCTCGGGGCCAACGACGCCGTGGTGTTCCGCCGGGTCGTGGTCCCCGCCTCCACCCCGTTCATCCTGGTCGGCATGCGCGTCGGCCTCGGCGCGGCGTGGGCGACCCTGGTGGCGGCCGAGCTGATCGCCGCGCAGGAAGGCCTCGGCTACCGGATGCAGCAGTCGCAGATCTACTACGACCTGCCGAGCATCTTCGTCGGCCTGATCACCATCGGCGTGCTCGGCCTGATCATGGACCGGCTGCTGCTCGCCGCGGAGAAGCGCCTCACCGGATGGCAGGAACGCCGATGA
- a CDS encoding ABC transporter ATP-binding protein: MTEKISFRSVSRTFDVGGQPFHALRDVDLDIADREFVTVVGPSGCGKSTLMNIAAGLVEPTGGEVLVDSRPVNGPSPERGVIFQQYALFPWLTVRQNVEFGLRIAKVGRAERRRRAQHFIDLVGLTDFADALPRMLSGGMRQRCAIARAYAVDPGILLMDEPFGALDALTRVQLQDQLLATWGSERRTVMFITHDVDEAVYLANRVVVMAARPGRVYEVIDVDLPYPRTEAVRLSPEFSQIRNRVWRAVYHQTSPEGASL; this comes from the coding sequence ATGACCGAGAAGATCTCCTTCCGCTCCGTCAGCCGCACCTTCGACGTGGGCGGGCAACCGTTCCACGCGCTGCGGGACGTCGACCTGGACATCGCCGACCGCGAGTTCGTCACCGTGGTCGGACCGTCCGGGTGCGGCAAGTCGACCCTGATGAACATCGCGGCCGGCCTCGTCGAACCCACCGGCGGTGAGGTGCTCGTCGACTCGCGGCCGGTAAACGGGCCCAGCCCGGAACGCGGCGTCATCTTCCAGCAGTACGCGCTCTTCCCCTGGCTGACCGTGCGTCAGAACGTCGAGTTCGGTCTCCGGATCGCCAAGGTCGGGCGGGCCGAGCGGCGACGCCGGGCGCAGCACTTCATCGACCTGGTGGGCCTCACCGACTTCGCGGACGCGCTGCCCCGGATGCTCTCCGGCGGGATGCGGCAGCGCTGCGCGATCGCCCGCGCCTACGCCGTCGACCCCGGCATCCTGCTCATGGACGAACCCTTCGGCGCCCTCGACGCCCTCACCCGGGTGCAGTTGCAGGATCAACTGCTGGCCACCTGGGGCTCCGAGCGCCGCACCGTCATGTTCATCACCCACGACGTCGACGAGGCGGTCTACCTCGCCAACCGGGTCGTCGTGATGGCGGCCAGGCCAGGCCGGGTGTACGAGGTCATCGACGTGGACCTGCCGTACCCGCGTACCGAAGCCGTCCGCCTCTCGCCGGAATTCTCCCAGATCCGCAATCGGGTCTGGCGCGCCGTCTACCACCAGACCTCTCCGGAAGGTGCATCGCTATGA
- a CDS encoding aliphatic sulfonate ABC transporter substrate-binding protein gives MSPLSRRAVLAGLVGLGTAAALTACGDDEQSAAGGSGGGEPVKLGYIADFTGASLMAIAQEKKLWAQHGLKPDLKVFTNGPLQVQALGAGDLDFGYLGPGAMWLPASGKARVIAVNSLGFADRVIAQPGITSIAALKGKKIGVPEGTSGDMIVRLALRRAGLSIDDVQKVAMDASTVVTAFGSGQIDAAGIWYPLIGTIKKRVPDLTELAKNEDFYPDISFPSAYVGRNDVVTGKPELVKKVLAVLRAANDERAADVEGAVALTAKFLKSAPVDQLRAEATNARFLPSAELAAKSTDGTVAGWLNGLNGLFKDLGKLPDVVDPNTYYDAAAYAS, from the coding sequence ATGAGCCCTCTGTCCCGTCGTGCCGTCCTGGCCGGCCTCGTCGGCCTCGGCACCGCCGCCGCCCTCACCGCCTGCGGCGACGACGAGCAGTCCGCAGCCGGCGGCTCCGGCGGTGGCGAACCGGTGAAGCTGGGCTACATCGCCGACTTCACCGGTGCGAGCCTGATGGCGATCGCCCAGGAGAAGAAGCTGTGGGCCCAGCACGGCCTGAAGCCGGACCTGAAGGTCTTCACCAACGGACCCCTCCAGGTGCAGGCGCTCGGCGCCGGCGACCTCGACTTCGGCTACCTGGGCCCGGGTGCGATGTGGCTGCCGGCCTCCGGCAAGGCCCGAGTCATCGCCGTCAACTCGCTGGGGTTCGCCGACCGGGTCATCGCCCAGCCGGGTATCACCTCCATCGCCGCGCTCAAGGGCAAGAAGATCGGCGTGCCGGAGGGTACCTCCGGCGACATGATCGTGCGGCTGGCGCTGCGGCGCGCCGGGCTCTCCATCGACGACGTCCAGAAGGTCGCGATGGACGCCAGTACGGTGGTCACCGCCTTCGGTTCCGGCCAGATCGACGCGGCCGGCATCTGGTACCCGCTGATCGGCACGATCAAGAAGCGGGTGCCGGACCTGACGGAGCTGGCCAAGAACGAGGACTTCTACCCGGACATCAGCTTCCCGTCCGCCTACGTCGGGCGCAACGACGTGGTGACCGGCAAGCCGGAACTGGTGAAGAAGGTGCTCGCGGTACTGCGTGCCGCCAACGACGAGCGGGCGGCCGACGTGGAGGGGGCGGTCGCGCTCACCGCGAAGTTCCTCAAGTCTGCACCGGTCGACCAGTTGCGCGCCGAAGCCACCAACGCCCGGTTCCTGCCGTCGGCCGAACTCGCCGCCAAGTCCACCGACGGCACCGTCGCGGGCTGGCTCAACGGCCTCAACGGCCTCTTCAAGGACCTCGGCAAGCTGCCGGACGTGGTCGACCCGAACACCTACTACGACGCCGCCGCGTACGCGTCCTGA
- a CDS encoding sulfatase family protein: MRPNIVFIMADDHAAHAVGAYGSKINQTPHIDRIATGGALLENCFCTNSLCAPSRATILTGTYNHVNGVQTLSTEFDNRQLVFPELLRRAGYQTALVGKWHLGHGPEHDPRGFDYWEVVPGQGRYRDPVFIGMDGTERVRPGYCTNIITDLAVDWLDQRDPQRPFCLLVHHKAPHRNWEPDDKHRDLYVDDVAVPGSFDDDHSGHAAAARAARMRVDRDLTADDIKEMLPPHLDPDEAALWTYQRYIKDYLRCVAGVDDNVGRLLDYLDEHGLTDDTIVVYTSDQGFFLGDHGWYDKRFMYEESLRMPFLIRYPAEIPAGSASNALAMNVDFAQTFLDYADVPADPRMQGRSLRSLLRGEDVGDWRQSVYYRYWEHDDDEHHVWAHYGVRTHDHKLVYYYADGLGLPGTSATAQEPEWELFDLRADPWEMRSVYDDPAYAQIRVALIEELARVQRECGDTPWQPSVPVAG; the protein is encoded by the coding sequence GTGCGGCCCAACATCGTCTTCATCATGGCCGACGACCACGCCGCGCACGCGGTCGGCGCCTACGGAAGCAAGATCAACCAGACACCGCACATCGACCGCATCGCGACCGGCGGTGCGCTGCTGGAGAACTGTTTCTGCACCAACTCGCTCTGCGCGCCCAGTCGGGCCACCATCCTCACCGGCACCTACAACCACGTCAACGGCGTGCAGACGTTGTCGACCGAGTTCGACAACCGGCAGCTCGTCTTCCCGGAGCTGCTGCGCCGGGCCGGCTACCAGACGGCGTTGGTCGGCAAGTGGCACCTCGGGCACGGCCCGGAGCACGACCCCCGCGGCTTCGACTACTGGGAGGTCGTGCCGGGCCAGGGCCGCTACCGCGATCCGGTCTTCATCGGCATGGACGGCACCGAGCGGGTCCGCCCGGGCTACTGCACCAACATCATCACCGACCTGGCCGTCGACTGGCTCGACCAGCGCGACCCGCAGCGCCCCTTCTGCCTGCTGGTGCACCACAAGGCGCCGCACCGCAACTGGGAACCCGACGACAAGCACCGTGACCTGTACGTCGACGACGTGGCCGTGCCGGGCTCGTTCGACGACGACCACTCCGGGCACGCCGCCGCGGCCCGGGCCGCACGGATGCGGGTGGACCGGGACCTGACGGCTGACGACATCAAGGAGATGCTGCCGCCGCACCTGGATCCGGACGAGGCCGCGCTCTGGACCTATCAGCGGTACATCAAGGACTATCTACGCTGCGTCGCCGGGGTCGACGACAACGTCGGCCGCCTGCTCGACTACCTCGACGAACACGGGCTGACCGACGACACCATCGTCGTCTACACGTCGGACCAGGGTTTCTTCCTGGGTGACCACGGCTGGTACGACAAGCGGTTCATGTACGAGGAGTCGCTGCGGATGCCATTCCTGATCCGCTACCCGGCGGAGATCCCGGCCGGCTCCGCCAGCAACGCCCTCGCCATGAACGTCGACTTCGCCCAGACGTTCCTCGACTACGCCGACGTGCCGGCCGACCCCCGCATGCAGGGACGCTCACTGCGGTCGCTGCTGCGCGGCGAGGACGTCGGCGACTGGCGGCAGTCGGTGTACTACCGCTACTGGGAGCACGACGACGACGAACACCACGTGTGGGCGCACTACGGCGTACGTACCCACGACCACAAGCTGGTCTACTACTACGCCGACGGGCTCGGCCTGCCCGGCACCTCCGCCACGGCCCAGGAGCCGGAGTGGGAGCTGTTCGACCTGCGGGCCGACCCGTGGGAGATGCGCAGCGTCTACGACGACCCGGCGTACGCCCAGATCCGGGTGGCGCTAATCGAGGAGTTGGCCCGCGTCCAGCGGGAGTGTGGGGACACCCCGTGGCAGCCCTCGGTGCCGGTCGCCGGGTGA
- a CDS encoding YidH family protein → MAALGAGRRVTDEAPSTSVGPGERPGPADPRWPRRVYGVGTEPDPRFTLANERTFLAWLRTALGLMVAAAAVRAFGTDGSRWTAAVLAVLAVGVAAEAFPRWSRNERALRQQLPLPSTPVAVVSAVGVVAAGVTIAVVVSI, encoded by the coding sequence GTGGCAGCCCTCGGTGCCGGTCGCCGGGTGACGGACGAGGCACCTTCCACGTCGGTCGGCCCGGGCGAGCGGCCGGGACCAGCCGATCCGCGCTGGCCGCGCCGGGTCTACGGGGTGGGCACGGAGCCGGACCCGCGGTTCACCCTCGCCAACGAACGCACGTTCCTCGCCTGGCTGCGGACCGCCCTGGGGCTGATGGTGGCCGCCGCGGCGGTCAGGGCCTTCGGCACGGACGGCTCGCGGTGGACGGCGGCCGTGCTGGCGGTGCTGGCCGTCGGGGTGGCTGCCGAGGCGTTCCCCCGGTGGAGCCGCAACGAGCGCGCACTGCGGCAGCAGTTGCCGTTGCCGTCCACCCCCGTCGCGGTCGTCTCGGCGGTGGGGGTGGTCGCGGCCGGCGTGACGATCGCCGTCGTCGTGTCGATCTGA
- a CDS encoding DUF202 domain-containing protein: MEPQLADRGAQAERTLLAWLRTAMATATVLVAVGRELVPRHPFAGGLVLACAPVAVAMAVLAKRRYRAVRLPTHLGRPGGAVLLAAGSALVVAGGLAVLAYVVAR; this comes from the coding sequence ATGGAGCCGCAGCTCGCCGACCGGGGGGCACAGGCCGAACGCACCCTGCTCGCGTGGCTGCGTACCGCGATGGCGACGGCCACCGTGCTGGTCGCCGTCGGCCGTGAGCTGGTGCCGCGTCATCCGTTCGCCGGAGGGCTCGTGCTGGCCTGCGCTCCGGTCGCCGTCGCGATGGCCGTCCTGGCCAAACGCCGGTATCGCGCCGTCCGGCTGCCCACCCACCTCGGCCGCCCGGGAGGTGCCGTTCTGCTGGCCGCCGGCAGCGCACTGGTCGTGGCGGGCGGGTTAGCGGTCCTCGCCTACGTCGTCGCCCGATAG
- a CDS encoding S66 peptidase family protein — translation MRDSDEGVATTGPGAAALSRRHVLHAGAAAAAGGALLIGAAGAVQAAPRGGRPPVRARALVPGDRVRVVSPGSTPDPALMDRGIEILRGWGLKVELGQHVFTRYGYLAGTDAQRLADVNAAFADPGVRAVFAARGGYGTQRIVDRMNVSALRRDPKVVVGFSDITSIHGRLWREAGLVSFYGPMVNWTDSRTGPDSAEALRRAVMTTTPITINRDPAETAASVMVPGRATGRLLGGCLTLISTSLGAGDAPDFDGAILFFEDVDEAPYNYDSMLTELRRVGVLGRVAGVVVGQVTNSVAEPGEWDAVAVLRDRLCDLGVPVLGGLRLGHGNGQLTIPLGARAAIDAEAGTLTVEAGVR, via the coding sequence ATGCGAGATTCTGACGAGGGCGTGGCCACTACGGGTCCCGGCGCCGCGGCCCTGTCCCGGCGGCACGTGCTGCACGCCGGGGCAGCGGCGGCGGCCGGTGGTGCGCTGCTGATCGGCGCCGCCGGGGCGGTTCAGGCGGCGCCGCGCGGTGGGCGGCCTCCGGTCCGGGCCCGTGCCCTGGTCCCCGGTGACCGGGTTCGGGTGGTGTCGCCGGGCAGCACCCCGGACCCCGCCCTGATGGACCGTGGCATCGAGATCCTCCGTGGCTGGGGGCTGAAGGTGGAACTGGGCCAGCACGTCTTCACCCGGTACGGCTACCTGGCCGGCACCGACGCGCAGCGGCTGGCCGACGTGAACGCCGCGTTCGCCGACCCGGGTGTGCGGGCTGTCTTCGCCGCCCGTGGCGGCTACGGCACCCAGCGGATCGTGGACCGGATGAACGTGTCCGCCCTGCGTCGCGACCCGAAGGTGGTGGTCGGGTTCAGTGACATCACCAGCATCCACGGTCGACTGTGGCGCGAGGCCGGCCTGGTCAGCTTCTACGGCCCGATGGTCAACTGGACGGACAGCCGGACCGGTCCGGACTCGGCCGAGGCGCTGCGCCGGGCGGTCATGACCACCACGCCGATCACCATCAACCGGGATCCGGCCGAGACCGCCGCCTCGGTCATGGTGCCGGGTCGGGCGACCGGCCGGCTGCTCGGCGGGTGCCTGACCCTTATCTCGACCTCGCTGGGCGCCGGGGACGCACCGGACTTCGACGGCGCCATCCTGTTCTTCGAGGACGTGGACGAGGCTCCGTACAACTACGACAGCATGTTGACCGAACTGCGCCGGGTGGGCGTGCTTGGCCGGGTTGCCGGGGTGGTGGTCGGTCAGGTCACCAACAGCGTCGCCGAGCCCGGCGAGTGGGACGCCGTGGCCGTACTCAGGGATCGTCTCTGCGACCTCGGCGTCCCGGTGCTTGGCGGGCTCCGTCTCGGGCACGGCAACGGCCAGCTCACCATCCCGCTCGGCGCCCGGGCCGCAATCGACGCCGAGGCCGGGACGCTGACCGTGGAGGCCGGCGTCCGGTAG
- a CDS encoding helix-turn-helix transcriptional regulator, whose protein sequence is MPDPPCLPHGRRTVEDVDNRDEVRDFLITRRERLTPEQAGVPFFGGKRRVKGLRREEVAMLAGISTDYYTRLERGNLAGVSHSVLEALFRALQLDEAERTHLFNLADTANAIGRAVTGRPPRRPTSRTIVRQGVQRILDTINAPAYARNGCLDVLAMNRLGHALYADAVGTGATFNLARHLFLDLRSQDFYREWETVAADCVAALRTQAGRTPYDRGLTDLIGELSTRSAHFRTWWATHNVRLHHTATKTMHHAIAGDLELTGEALQLPGDPDLTIVTYTFEPTGPTAQALAFLSTWCTPEASGRTTGSGRGTAHPGSRLPQDPGVDTP, encoded by the coding sequence ATGCCAGACCCTCCCTGCCTGCCGCACGGGCGTCGTACGGTCGAGGACGTGGACAACCGGGACGAGGTTCGCGACTTCCTCATCACCCGCCGGGAGCGGCTGACCCCCGAGCAGGCGGGGGTGCCGTTCTTCGGCGGCAAGCGACGGGTCAAGGGACTGCGCCGCGAAGAGGTCGCGATGCTCGCCGGAATCAGCACCGACTACTACACCCGTCTCGAACGCGGCAACCTGGCCGGCGTCTCCCATTCGGTGCTCGAAGCCCTGTTCCGGGCTCTGCAGCTCGACGAGGCCGAGCGCACACACCTGTTCAACCTGGCCGACACCGCCAACGCCATCGGACGTGCGGTCACAGGCCGCCCGCCCCGACGCCCGACAAGCCGGACGATCGTCCGTCAGGGAGTACAGCGCATCCTCGACACCATCAACGCCCCCGCGTACGCCCGCAACGGATGTCTCGACGTTTTGGCCATGAATCGACTCGGTCACGCGCTTTACGCGGACGCCGTGGGCACGGGTGCCACCTTCAACCTCGCCCGCCACCTCTTCCTCGACCTCCGCTCGCAGGACTTCTACCGCGAGTGGGAGACCGTAGCCGCAGACTGCGTCGCCGCCTTACGCACCCAAGCCGGACGCACCCCCTACGACCGCGGCCTCACCGATCTGATCGGCGAACTCAGCACCCGCAGCGCGCACTTTCGTACCTGGTGGGCCACTCACAACGTGAGGCTGCACCACACCGCCACCAAGACGATGCACCACGCGATCGCGGGCGACCTCGAACTCACCGGCGAAGCCCTCCAGCTACCCGGCGATCCGGACCTGACCATCGTCACCTACACCTTCGAACCCACCGGCCCCACCGCGCAAGCCCTCGCCTTCCTGTCCACCTGGTGCACCCCAGAAGCCTCCGGCCGAACCACAGGATCAGGCCGAGGCACGGCACACCCCGGTAGCCGCTTGCCGCAGGACCCCGGTGTCGACACCCCGTGA